The nucleotide sequence CATTGTATTTAAAAGAAAGAGGCGCACCATTTAAAACCCTTACATCAATTGTATATTTTCTTAAAGCTTTCATCAGTTCTGTCTCCATCTCAAGCTCATATTCTAAAACAGATACAGGCATTTTCTCCAGGTAAACAGCTACATCAATATCATGGAAGGTATTTTTCTTAACAAAAGAACCATGAAGATAAGCAAACAAAATCTCCTTATGTTTTTTCAACACTTCCCTTATAGTTTCCTCAATGGCCTTTTTACTAACTTTATCTATCCTTTTAAGCATAAGCCCTTTTGCTTTTTAGTATATCATTTTCTGAGACTGGCACAAGAAGGATAATAACTCACCAAACTCTATAAACTTACAACTCTTGGATGATGCGTATGTGCTATAAAACAGGATAACTGCATAGCCCATCTTCCCACTTACTAAGTGGAACAGATCTGACGCATGATTCATTGCACGACAGAGACCTGATAATCATATAAAAGGTTATCACCGGTAAAAAGTCCTGTAAAATGCGATTTCAAAAAGTAAAATCGCAGTCAAAAAGAAAGGAGGAAGCCATGGGCCTTTTTACGGGTGTAGATTTACATTCAAACAACGGTTATTATGGTATCATAAATGAGGATGAAGAGCGAATATTTAAGAAGAAGTTGCCAAACCATTTACCTACTGTCTTATCAAATCTGGAGCCGTTCCGGGAAGATATTGTGGGTATAGTGGTAGAATCTACTTACAACTGGTATTGGTTAGTAGATGGAC is from Methanophagales archaeon and encodes:
- a CDS encoding nucleotidyltransferase domain-containing protein; this translates as MLKRIDKVSKKAIEETIREVLKKHKEILFAYLHGSFVKKNTFHDIDVAVYLEKMPVSVLEYELEMETELMKALRKYTIDVRVLNGAPLSFKYN